A single Agromyces sp. CF514 DNA region contains:
- a CDS encoding low temperature requirement protein A: MPSPLSRIGDRTSRVASRVSTIELLFDLVFVFTISQVASIVVHDPTWPGVARAALILGLVWWMYDAFAWLTNQTTPDTAPVRVWLIGAMAAFLVMALAIPEAFGETGVLFGAAYIVVAIIHASLFVARGGSGAARRMLAVGTSNVLVGVLLVCSGFVEGPIDWVLFALPFLAFLASALQSIRGGFDPGAAHMVERHGLLMIIAFGESIVAVGIVASEHALDVAVIAGTVLSVATVAALWWCYFTGDDLRAERTLEQADARTGTRLALVAFYLEHLAMIFGLVLLAAGLHEVLEHAAEPASATAAVLVSGGVALYLLADAAYRRTLALGPIAWRLSAALLVALAAFAGIAQSGLLQLALIVLVVGGALAIEARTSRRRGATAAAAPA, encoded by the coding sequence ATGCCGTCACCACTCTCGCGAATCGGCGACCGCACCTCGCGCGTCGCGTCCCGTGTCTCGACGATCGAGCTCCTCTTCGACCTCGTCTTCGTCTTCACGATCAGCCAGGTCGCCTCGATCGTCGTGCACGATCCCACCTGGCCGGGCGTGGCTCGCGCAGCGCTCATCCTCGGCCTCGTGTGGTGGATGTACGACGCGTTCGCGTGGCTCACGAACCAGACCACGCCCGACACCGCGCCCGTGCGCGTCTGGCTCATCGGCGCGATGGCCGCGTTCCTCGTGATGGCGCTTGCGATCCCAGAGGCGTTCGGTGAGACGGGCGTGCTCTTCGGAGCCGCCTACATCGTCGTGGCGATCATCCACGCGTCGTTGTTCGTCGCCCGGGGCGGATCGGGCGCCGCGCGCCGCATGCTCGCGGTCGGCACGTCGAACGTGCTCGTGGGCGTGCTGCTCGTGTGCTCCGGGTTCGTCGAGGGGCCGATCGACTGGGTGCTGTTCGCGCTGCCGTTCCTCGCGTTCCTCGCCTCGGCGTTGCAGAGCATCCGCGGCGGGTTCGATCCCGGTGCGGCGCACATGGTCGAACGCCACGGCCTGCTGATGATCATCGCGTTCGGCGAGTCGATCGTCGCGGTCGGCATCGTCGCGTCGGAGCATGCGCTCGACGTCGCGGTCATCGCGGGCACGGTGCTGTCGGTGGCCACGGTCGCCGCGCTCTGGTGGTGCTACTTCACGGGCGACGACCTTCGCGCCGAGCGCACGCTCGAGCAGGCCGATGCCCGCACCGGCACCCGCCTGGCGCTCGTGGCGTTCTACCTCGAGCACCTCGCCATGATCTTCGGCCTCGTGCTCCTGGCGGCCGGCCTGCACGAGGTGCTCGAGCACGCCGCCGAGCCGGCGTCCGCCACGGCCGCGGTGCTCGTGAGCGGCGGCGTCGCACTCTACCTGCTGGCGGATGCCGCGTACCGCCGCACCCTGGCGCTCGGCCCGATCGCGTGGCGGCTGTCGGCCGCCCTGCTCGTGGCGCTCGCCGCGTTCGCCGGCATCGCGCAGTCGGGGCTGCTGCAGCTCGCGCTGATCGTGCTGGTCGTCGGCGGGGCGCTCGCGATCGAGGCCCGCACGTCGCGCCGCCGCGGCGCGACGGCCGCGGCGGCGCCTGCCTGA
- the fbaA gene encoding class II fructose-bisphosphate aldolase, whose product MPIATPEQYAQMLDTAKAKAFAFPAFNVSSTQTLNAVLQGLTEAGSDGIIQVTTGGADYFAGHTVKARATGALAFAAAAHEIAKSYPVTVALHTDHCPKPALEDFVFPLLAASEEAVKAGGNPIFQSHMWDGSAVPLAENLEIAQQILPRMKAINAILEVEIGVVGGEEDGVKHEGSNEALYTTLDDAISTVEALGLGEQGRYMAALTFGNVHGVYAPGNVKLRPSLLKDIQDGLAAKYGTGPKPLDLVFHGGSGSTDAEIAEAVANGVVKMNIDTDTQYAYTRAIADYMFKNYDGVLKVDGGVGNKKLYDPRAWGKVAETAMAARVVESTRQLGSAGNSISA is encoded by the coding sequence ATGCCCATCGCAACCCCCGAGCAGTACGCACAGATGCTCGACACCGCCAAGGCGAAGGCATTCGCCTTCCCGGCGTTCAACGTCTCGTCGACGCAGACCCTCAACGCGGTGCTGCAGGGCCTCACCGAGGCCGGCTCCGACGGCATCATCCAGGTCACCACGGGCGGCGCCGACTACTTCGCCGGCCACACGGTCAAGGCACGCGCCACCGGCGCCCTCGCCTTCGCCGCCGCCGCGCACGAGATCGCGAAGAGCTACCCCGTCACGGTGGCGCTGCACACCGACCACTGCCCGAAGCCCGCGCTCGAGGACTTCGTGTTCCCGCTGCTGGCCGCGTCCGAAGAGGCCGTCAAGGCCGGCGGCAACCCGATCTTCCAGTCGCACATGTGGGACGGCTCGGCCGTGCCGCTCGCCGAGAACCTCGAGATCGCGCAGCAGATCCTCCCCCGCATGAAGGCGATCAACGCGATCCTCGAGGTCGAGATCGGCGTCGTCGGCGGCGAAGAAGACGGCGTGAAGCACGAGGGCTCGAACGAGGCGCTCTACACGACGCTCGACGACGCGATCTCGACCGTCGAGGCGCTCGGCCTCGGCGAGCAGGGCCGCTACATGGCCGCCCTCACGTTCGGCAACGTGCACGGTGTCTACGCGCCCGGCAACGTCAAGCTCCGCCCGTCGCTCCTCAAGGACATCCAGGACGGCCTCGCCGCCAAGTACGGCACCGGCCCGAAGCCGCTCGACCTCGTCTTCCACGGCGGATCGGGCTCGACCGACGCCGAGATCGCCGAGGCCGTCGCGAACGGCGTCGTGAAGATGAACATCGACACCGACACGCAGTACGCCTACACGCGTGCGATCGCCGACTACATGTTCAAGAACTACGACGGCGTGCTCAAGGTCGACGGCGGCGTCGGCAACAAGAAGCTCTACGACCCCCGCGCCTGGGGCAAGGTCGCCGAGACCGCCATGGCCGCTCGCGTGGTCGAGTCGACCCGTCAGCTCGGCTCCGCCGGCAACTCGATCTCGGCGTAA
- a CDS encoding 4-hydroxy-3-methylbut-2-enyl diphosphate reductase produces MPRVPGLRGRLKDIPVPGHKRVLLAAPRGYCAGVDRAVIAVEKALEHYGAPVYVRKQIVHNIHVVTELEAKGAIFVEEVDEVPEGAHIVFSAHGVSPAVVNAASDRGLHAIDATCPLVTKVHREAVRFARDDFEILLIGHEGHEEVEGTAGEAPDHVTIVNSPDDVPNIDVRDPDKVVWLSQTTLSVDETMETVRRLRERFPNLADPPSDDICYATQNRQVAIKKVAQDADLVIVVGSANSSNSVRLVEVALEYGAKAAYRVDYASEVKQEWLDGVETVGVTSGASVPEELVHELLEALSDAGYGAVTEVKTAEEDLMFSLPKELRRDLAGKPDERALGGRTRA; encoded by the coding sequence ATGCCCCGCGTGCCCGGCCTGCGCGGCCGGCTCAAGGATATCCCCGTCCCCGGACACAAGCGCGTGCTGCTCGCAGCCCCCCGCGGATACTGCGCCGGCGTCGACCGTGCCGTGATCGCCGTCGAGAAGGCCCTCGAGCACTACGGTGCCCCCGTGTACGTGCGCAAGCAGATCGTGCACAACATCCACGTGGTCACCGAGCTCGAGGCCAAGGGCGCGATCTTCGTCGAAGAGGTCGACGAGGTGCCAGAGGGCGCCCACATCGTCTTCAGCGCCCACGGCGTCTCGCCGGCCGTCGTCAACGCGGCCTCCGACCGCGGGCTGCACGCGATCGACGCGACCTGCCCGCTGGTCACCAAGGTGCACCGCGAGGCCGTGCGCTTCGCACGCGACGACTTCGAGATCCTGCTCATCGGCCACGAGGGCCATGAAGAGGTCGAGGGCACGGCGGGCGAGGCGCCCGACCACGTCACCATCGTGAACAGCCCCGACGACGTGCCGAACATCGACGTGCGCGACCCCGACAAGGTCGTCTGGCTCTCGCAGACCACCCTCTCGGTCGACGAGACCATGGAGACGGTGCGACGCCTGCGCGAGCGGTTCCCGAACCTCGCGGATCCGCCGAGCGACGACATCTGCTACGCCACGCAGAATCGACAGGTCGCGATCAAGAAGGTCGCGCAGGACGCCGACCTCGTCATCGTGGTCGGCTCGGCGAACTCCTCGAACAGCGTTCGCCTCGTCGAGGTCGCCCTCGAGTACGGCGCCAAGGCGGCCTATCGCGTCGACTACGCGAGCGAGGTCAAGCAGGAATGGCTCGACGGCGTCGAGACGGTCGGCGTGACCAGCGGGGCATCCGTTCCCGAAGAGCTCGTGCACGAACTGCTCGAGGCCCTGTCCGACGCCGGCTACGGCGCGGTCACCGAGGTGAAGACCGCCGAGGAGGACCTCATGTTCTCGCTGCCCAAGGAACTCCGCCGCGACCTCGCGGGCAAGCCCGACGAGCGCGCGCTCGGCGGGCGCACGCGCGCCTAG
- the xseA gene encoding exodeoxyribonuclease VII large subunit — protein sequence MTDATATREAPWPVSTLSGKLKDWIERLGMVWVEGEITQWGGSGGNVYGKLKDLEADATISFTMWSSVKAKLTEQFKQGDHAVLLVKPTWWVKGGSLSFQVYDMKHVGLGDLLERLERLRATLAAEGLFAASRKRPLPFLPGVVGLVTGRDSDAEKDVLRNARLRWPAVEFRTVYATVQGDRTPSEVVSAIQRLDADPEVEVIIVARGGGDFQNLLGFSDERVVRAAAAATTPIVSAIGHEADRPLLDEVADLRASTPTDAAKRVIPDVGEELAKVDQVRARLGMRLSSILAREIDRIGHLRQRPVLADGSWIVDRRAEDLTRWVARGSELVDRQIERQTSRLGELRGHLRALSPQATLDRGYAIVQGPDGHVVRGPAGAPAATRLTVTLAEGTIAADSLGALDAGATPHAPDDALDAPPAASAPQIAPVTPADEPVSGAE from the coding sequence ATGACGGATGCCACGGCCACCCGCGAGGCTCCGTGGCCGGTCTCGACGCTCTCCGGCAAGCTCAAGGACTGGATCGAGCGGCTCGGCATGGTCTGGGTCGAGGGCGAGATCACGCAGTGGGGCGGCTCGGGCGGCAACGTCTACGGCAAGCTGAAGGACCTCGAGGCCGACGCGACGATCTCGTTCACCATGTGGTCGTCGGTGAAGGCCAAGCTCACCGAGCAGTTCAAGCAGGGCGATCACGCCGTGCTGCTCGTGAAGCCCACGTGGTGGGTCAAGGGCGGCTCGCTCTCGTTCCAGGTCTACGACATGAAGCACGTCGGCCTCGGCGACCTGCTCGAGCGGCTCGAGCGGCTGCGCGCGACCCTCGCCGCAGAGGGCCTGTTCGCGGCCTCCCGCAAGCGACCGCTTCCGTTCCTGCCGGGAGTGGTGGGCCTCGTGACCGGCCGCGACAGCGACGCCGAGAAGGACGTCCTGCGCAACGCCCGCCTGCGCTGGCCGGCGGTCGAGTTCCGCACCGTCTACGCGACCGTGCAGGGCGACCGCACGCCATCGGAGGTCGTGTCGGCGATCCAGCGGCTCGACGCCGATCCCGAGGTCGAGGTCATCATCGTCGCGCGCGGAGGCGGCGACTTCCAGAACCTGCTCGGCTTCAGCGACGAGCGGGTCGTGCGCGCGGCCGCCGCCGCGACGACGCCCATCGTGAGCGCCATCGGGCACGAGGCCGACCGCCCGCTGCTCGACGAGGTCGCCGACCTCAGGGCCTCCACGCCGACCGATGCCGCGAAGCGCGTGATCCCCGACGTCGGCGAGGAACTCGCGAAGGTCGACCAGGTGCGCGCCCGCCTCGGCATGCGGCTCTCGTCGATCCTCGCGCGCGAGATCGACCGCATCGGGCACCTGCGCCAGCGCCCGGTGCTCGCCGACGGCTCGTGGATCGTCGACCGCCGCGCCGAAGACCTGACGCGCTGGGTCGCCCGCGGATCCGAGCTCGTCGACCGGCAGATCGAGCGCCAGACCTCGCGCCTCGGCGAGCTGCGCGGCCACCTGCGCGCCCTCTCGCCGCAGGCGACGCTCGACCGCGGCTACGCGATCGTGCAGGGGCCCGACGGGCACGTCGTGCGGGGGCCGGCCGGTGCGCCCGCAGCGACCCGCCTCACCGTCACGCTCGCCGAGGGCACGATCGCGGCCGACTCGCTCGGCGCCCTCGACGCGGGCGCGACCCCGCACGCGCCCGACGACGCGCTCGACGCCCCGCCCGCGGCATCCGCACCGCAGATCGCCCCGGTGACGCCGGCCGACGAACCTGTCAGCGGCGCCGAATAG
- a CDS encoding DUF6264 family protein: MTHDEAARTTGAAGQDSPRPTPPIDERPRPRYGEYAPEGWTWQPPVDPNAVPDAAAAVAANDPSAAATAAPGAHGAAGSAPVPATAPAVPKDRLWTIALLVFGVFGAIYNIMAIVQLPATALESAKLSSAMLGVDGPTSFTPGPAVPTILATGVVLQIALWIGALLWSRARLRAGRLSWWIPLVAGVVAFVVVTVIGILVFASDPEFLTSLSTANV; the protein is encoded by the coding sequence ATGACGCACGACGAGGCCGCTCGCACGACCGGAGCCGCGGGGCAGGATTCGCCTCGGCCGACTCCCCCGATCGACGAGCGGCCTCGTCCGCGCTACGGCGAGTACGCCCCCGAGGGGTGGACCTGGCAGCCGCCGGTCGACCCGAACGCGGTTCCGGATGCCGCGGCGGCAGTCGCAGCGAACGACCCGTCCGCCGCAGCGACCGCAGCACCCGGTGCGCATGGTGCAGCTGGTTCAGCTCCGGTGCCGGCGACCGCGCCCGCCGTGCCGAAGGACCGCCTCTGGACCATCGCGCTGCTCGTCTTCGGCGTGTTCGGTGCGATCTACAACATCATGGCCATCGTGCAGCTGCCGGCGACGGCGCTCGAGTCGGCCAAGCTGTCGTCCGCGATGCTCGGCGTCGACGGACCCACCTCGTTCACGCCGGGCCCGGCCGTGCCGACGATCCTCGCGACGGGCGTGGTGCTGCAGATCGCGCTCTGGATCGGCGCGCTGCTGTGGTCGCGCGCGCGACTACGCGCCGGCCGCCTGTCGTGGTGGATCCCGCTCGTGGCGGGCGTCGTCGCGTTCGTCGTCGTCACCGTCATCGGCATCCTCGTGTTCGCGAGCGACCCCGAGTTCCTCACCTCCCTGAGCACCGCGAACGTCTGA
- a CDS encoding fructose-bisphosphatase class II, giving the protein MPPITEPAFDDDLRASLLAAVRAAADAARPLVGGGDGDAVDAAAVDALRLALAAVPADLRVVSGEGEKDDAPMLHPGERFGTGAGPALDLVVDPVDGTRLAAAGRPGAMAILAVAPRGAYADPGPAFYLDKLVHARPAAVAGGPPDAGLSLDLPVAENLARLASALDRPVSSLRVAVQARPRNAAVADAVRAAGAILHRFEHGDVERVAYAAAAEGDLDLLLGIGGAPEGLLEAAIVRAHGGVMLARFAPQSAVEADRVAAFADGLAPDAAERGLAAPRGIALARLCAASALVVIAPVTACALAPARSPLVVVDDRAPALVTAALPSD; this is encoded by the coding sequence GTGCCCCCGATCACCGAACCCGCGTTCGACGACGACCTGCGCGCGTCGCTGCTCGCGGCAGTGCGCGCGGCCGCCGACGCGGCGCGTCCGCTCGTGGGCGGGGGTGACGGCGATGCGGTGGATGCCGCCGCGGTCGACGCGCTGCGCCTCGCGCTCGCCGCAGTGCCGGCCGACCTCCGCGTCGTCTCGGGCGAGGGCGAGAAGGACGATGCGCCGATGCTGCACCCGGGCGAGCGGTTCGGCACCGGGGCGGGGCCTGCGCTCGATCTCGTCGTCGACCCGGTCGACGGCACGCGCCTCGCTGCCGCCGGACGCCCGGGGGCGATGGCGATCCTCGCGGTCGCGCCGCGCGGCGCCTACGCCGACCCCGGTCCCGCCTTCTACCTCGACAAGCTCGTGCACGCGCGGCCCGCTGCTGTCGCCGGAGGCCCGCCCGACGCGGGGCTCTCGCTCGACCTGCCCGTCGCCGAGAACCTCGCACGTCTGGCCTCCGCGCTCGACCGCCCGGTCTCGAGCCTGCGGGTCGCCGTGCAGGCGCGCCCCCGAAACGCCGCCGTGGCCGACGCCGTGCGTGCCGCCGGAGCGATCCTCCACCGGTTCGAGCACGGCGACGTCGAACGCGTCGCGTACGCGGCCGCGGCCGAGGGCGACCTCGACCTGCTGCTCGGCATCGGCGGCGCGCCCGAGGGGCTGCTCGAGGCGGCGATCGTGCGCGCGCACGGCGGCGTCATGCTCGCCCGCTTCGCGCCGCAGTCCGCAGTCGAAGCCGATCGGGTCGCGGCCTTCGCCGACGGACTCGCGCCCGACGCCGCGGAACGAGGACTGGCGGCACCGCGGGGAATCGCGCTCGCACGCCTGTGCGCGGCATCCGCACTCGTCGTCATCGCGCCGGTCACGGCGTGCGCGCTCGCACCGGCCAGGTCGCCGCTGGTCGTGGTCGATGACCGGGCGCCCGCCTTGGTGACCGCCGCCTTGCCCAGCGATTAA